The Brevibacillus brevis genome contains a region encoding:
- a CDS encoding nicotinate-nucleotide adenylyltransferase has protein sequence MREPIKQVGIMGGTFDPIHCGHLLAAEQAREQAGLDEVWFMPTHVPPHKKRESLTLAHHRLQMVQLAVSDHEVFRVTDVEFAREGPSYTYDTMIQLIRQFPDCRFSFIMGGDMVKILPKWYQYKELIHMVRFIGLARPGTELDLKSSEDVTFVEMPVWDISSTMIREKAAARKSIRYLVPDAVERYIKENRIYETFG, from the coding sequence ATGAGAGAGCCAATCAAGCAAGTAGGGATCATGGGAGGAACGTTTGACCCGATTCATTGCGGACACTTGCTGGCGGCCGAACAAGCCAGAGAGCAAGCGGGCCTGGATGAAGTCTGGTTTATGCCTACACACGTTCCACCGCACAAAAAGAGAGAGAGTCTGACGCTGGCGCATCACCGCTTGCAAATGGTTCAGCTCGCCGTGTCTGATCACGAGGTGTTTCGTGTAACAGATGTGGAGTTCGCAAGAGAAGGTCCATCGTACACCTATGACACGATGATTCAGCTCATCAGGCAGTTTCCGGATTGCCGGTTTTCCTTTATCATGGGAGGAGATATGGTGAAAATCTTGCCCAAATGGTACCAGTACAAAGAGCTGATTCATATGGTACGATTTATAGGTCTAGCGAGGCCAGGAACCGAACTGGACCTAAAATCGAGTGAGGACGTCACATTTGTGGAGATGCCTGTTTGGGACATTTCCTCCACAATGATTCGCGAGAAGGCAGCTGCCAGAAAAAGCATACGTTATCTTGTACCTGATGCCGTGGAGCGCTATATAAAGGAGAACCGAATCTATGAGACT
- the yhbY gene encoding ribosome assembly RNA-binding protein YhbY, with protein sequence MLTGKQKRFLRAEAHHLTPIFQVGKGGVNENMITQIKEALEVRELIKVAILQNNNDDKHQVAEDLAAGAGAELVQLIGHTVVLYKESRENKTIKLP encoded by the coding sequence ATGTTGACCGGCAAGCAAAAGCGCTTTTTGCGCGCAGAAGCACATCATCTCACCCCGATTTTCCAAGTAGGAAAAGGCGGCGTAAACGAAAATATGATCACGCAGATCAAAGAAGCGTTGGAAGTACGTGAATTGATCAAGGTAGCGATTTTGCAAAACAATAATGACGATAAACATCAAGTGGCAGAAGATCTGGCAGCAGGTGCTGGAGCAGAACTTGTGCAGTTGATTGGCCATACGGTTGTCTTGTACAAAGAGTCCCGGGAGAACAAGACGATCAAGCTGCCATAA
- a CDS encoding shikimate dehydrogenase yields MITSKTQLVGLFGHPVSHSQSPMMHNTAFSETGLGFAYAAFDVEPENLEDAVAGIRALGLKGINVTIPHKVAIMPMLDEIDPLAKRIGAVNTVVSRDGRLIGYNTDGMGYVRSLVEETGIVLEKQVVTMVGAGGAARAVAFTLAEHGVKEIRIINRSRERAAVLAEHVGTIVPTKIVEQGEGEAAIADSSLLINTTSIGMLPNVQETPVPAEWLHSGLTVSDLIYNPLETRLLKEARAIGATVHSGIGMFVNQGALAFELWTGERAPTGVMREVVLQQLKKTT; encoded by the coding sequence ATGATTACAAGCAAAACACAACTGGTTGGCCTGTTTGGGCATCCAGTTTCCCACTCGCAATCACCGATGATGCACAATACAGCTTTTTCAGAGACCGGGTTGGGATTTGCCTACGCTGCGTTCGATGTGGAACCGGAAAATCTGGAAGATGCAGTCGCGGGTATTCGCGCGTTAGGCTTGAAAGGGATTAACGTCACGATCCCCCACAAGGTCGCTATCATGCCGATGCTGGATGAAATCGATCCGCTTGCCAAACGAATCGGTGCCGTCAATACTGTCGTTTCTCGTGATGGGCGCTTGATTGGCTACAACACAGATGGTATGGGCTATGTTCGTTCGCTTGTGGAAGAGACGGGAATCGTTCTTGAAAAGCAAGTGGTAACCATGGTAGGGGCTGGAGGCGCTGCGCGTGCAGTGGCGTTTACTTTGGCTGAACATGGAGTCAAGGAAATTCGCATCATCAATCGCTCCCGGGAAAGAGCCGCAGTATTGGCTGAGCATGTCGGGACGATTGTCCCTACGAAAATCGTAGAACAGGGTGAAGGGGAAGCAGCTATCGCGGACTCTTCGCTGTTGATCAATACGACATCGATCGGAATGCTGCCAAACGTACAGGAGACACCTGTGCCAGCAGAATGGCTTCATTCTGGTTTAACCGTTAGCGATCTGATTTATAACCCGCTCGAAACGCGTCTGCTTAAAGAAGCGCGTGCTATCGGAGCCACTGTTCATTCCGGAATCGGCATGTTCGTGAATCAAGGTGCACTGGCTTTCGAGCTGTGGACGGGCGAACGAGCACCAACTGGGGTTATGCGTGAGGTCGTCTTGCAACAATTAAAGAAAACAACCTGA
- the yqeH gene encoding ribosome biogenesis GTPase YqeH has product MTEQSHGSCAGCGIAIQTADAKKPGYAPESALGRKVVICQRCYRIKHYNEVAPVGMGDDDFLKILDGIGSTDSLVVMVVDIFDFQGSWLKGLPRFVGKNPILLVGNKVDLLPRNINLNRVRNWMQHEAKERGLRPEDVVLISAQKGLHIDELLNRIGELRKGRDVYIVGVTNAGKSTMINRILHDYGAAELEITTSPFPGTTLDKIEIPLEDGRSIFDTPGIINRDQIGHMVSPTDLRKITPTSRINSKVYQLDDGQSLFLGGLARIDFVRGERQPFIIYVDNDLYIHRTKLEKADEVMQKHHGTLLVPPTGEEAAKALPPFVKHTFKINKSTMTTDIVISGLGWVSIQGKHEASVVVHAPKGVSVGMRKGLI; this is encoded by the coding sequence ATGACGGAACAATCGCATGGCTCTTGTGCTGGATGTGGGATTGCCATTCAGACAGCGGATGCAAAAAAGCCTGGCTATGCACCTGAGTCCGCACTTGGCAGAAAGGTAGTCATTTGCCAGCGGTGTTATCGCATCAAGCATTATAATGAAGTAGCTCCCGTAGGAATGGGCGATGATGACTTCCTCAAGATTTTGGATGGCATCGGTTCTACAGACTCTCTTGTCGTAATGGTAGTCGATATTTTTGACTTCCAAGGCTCCTGGCTCAAGGGTTTGCCACGTTTTGTCGGGAAAAATCCGATTTTGCTCGTGGGTAACAAGGTCGATCTACTGCCGAGAAACATCAACCTGAACCGCGTACGCAACTGGATGCAGCACGAAGCAAAAGAACGCGGACTGCGCCCAGAGGATGTCGTACTTATCAGCGCGCAAAAAGGGCTTCATATCGATGAACTGTTGAATCGCATTGGAGAGCTGCGCAAAGGACGAGATGTTTACATCGTGGGTGTGACCAACGCAGGAAAATCGACTATGATCAACCGCATCTTGCATGACTACGGTGCGGCTGAGCTGGAGATTACCACTTCGCCATTCCCAGGTACAACGCTGGACAAAATCGAGATTCCACTCGAGGATGGCCGCTCCATTTTTGATACGCCGGGAATCATTAATCGCGACCAGATTGGACATATGGTATCCCCGACTGATCTGAGGAAGATTACCCCGACCAGCCGGATCAACTCCAAGGTGTATCAGCTCGATGATGGACAATCACTCTTTTTGGGTGGGTTAGCCCGTATCGACTTCGTACGCGGAGAGAGACAGCCGTTTATCATCTATGTCGACAACGACCTGTACATCCACCGGACGAAGCTGGAGAAAGCAGACGAAGTGATGCAAAAGCATCATGGAACCTTGCTGGTGCCGCCAACAGGGGAGGAAGCTGCGAAAGCACTTCCACCATTTGTGAAGCACACCTTTAAAATCAACAAGTCCACCATGACGACTGACATCGTAATTTCCGGTTTGGGCTGGGTCAGCATCCAAGGAAAACACGAAGCAAGTGTTGTCGTGCATGCACCTAAAGGCGTAAGTGTTGGGATGCGCAAAGGGCTGATCTAG
- a CDS encoding YqeG family HAD IIIA-type phosphatase gives MFLEKLMPSQFVESIHHIDIDQLKRNNIRAVITDLDNTLVEWDRPHATQEVINWLARLHEAGIQVTVVSNNNKERVDRFCAPLNLGFIYAAKKPTNRAFLQAVRQMNVTIAETVVIGDQLFTDVLGGNRLGFHTILVVPVAQTDGFWTRFNRQMERVALIWMERKGMVSWRRKA, from the coding sequence GTGTTTTTAGAGAAGCTGATGCCTAGTCAGTTCGTCGAATCAATCCATCACATTGACATAGATCAATTGAAACGAAATAACATCCGTGCGGTGATTACAGACTTGGATAATACCTTGGTGGAATGGGACAGGCCACATGCAACCCAGGAGGTCATCAACTGGCTTGCTCGCTTGCATGAGGCAGGCATACAGGTCACTGTTGTCTCCAACAACAACAAGGAGCGTGTAGACCGCTTCTGTGCCCCATTAAATCTCGGGTTTATTTATGCGGCCAAAAAGCCGACAAACCGTGCCTTCTTGCAGGCAGTGCGGCAGATGAATGTAACCATCGCTGAGACTGTTGTCATTGGCGATCAATTGTTTACCGATGTGCTGGGAGGAAATCGATTAGGATTTCATACGATCCTGGTCGTTCCTGTGGCCCAGACGGATGGTTTTTGGACGCGCTTTAATCGTCAGATGGAGCGTGTGGCCCTTATTTGGATGGAGAGGAAAGGAATGGTTTCGTGGAGGAGAAAAGCATGA
- a CDS encoding TetR/AcrR family transcriptional regulator, translating to MKNRIMKGFIEEIRDKGMKFSMDDLAKRLGISKRTLYEHFSSKVEILETIIQQSFEEGDEKTQQILADDSLSLIDKIKGVMMVLPTHYEFYDLRILEQMKRYYPEQYAQVEASLSEDWQTLRVLLEQAIREGLIVNMDVTLMLKVIVDAVNSTLDQRFYMKNQITVSEALSAIVDVLLFGLVPANKR from the coding sequence ATTAAAAACCGGATCATGAAAGGTTTTATTGAAGAGATTCGCGATAAAGGCATGAAATTTTCCATGGATGATTTGGCGAAGCGGCTCGGGATCAGCAAACGCACGTTATACGAGCACTTCTCATCTAAGGTAGAAATTCTGGAAACAATCATTCAGCAGTCCTTTGAAGAGGGCGATGAAAAAACACAGCAAATTCTCGCAGACGACAGTCTCTCTCTTATCGATAAAATCAAAGGTGTCATGATGGTTTTACCGACACACTATGAATTTTATGATCTGCGCATCCTCGAACAGATGAAGCGGTATTATCCTGAGCAATATGCCCAAGTAGAGGCTTCTCTATCCGAGGATTGGCAGACGCTTCGCGTCCTTCTCGAGCAAGCGATTCGAGAAGGGCTCATCGTCAATATGGACGTCACGCTCATGCTGAAGGTTATTGTCGATGCGGTGAATTCTACACTCGACCAGCGTTTTTACATGAAAAACCAGATTACAGTCTCAGAGGCGCTTTCCGCTATTGTAGATGTCCTCTTGTTTGGATTGGTACCAGCGAATAAAAGGTAA
- a CDS encoding MFS transporter, whose amino-acid sequence MSIFTQMTKQQRIGLLFVILILFIDMLLYSLLIPIVPYFTEMLQPSSTMMGVLFSSYAVAMLIATPIFGPISDRVGRRTMLLIGLLGLAASTLLFAFSETMALLITARFVQGIAAAATWPTALALLADLFPSKMRGAVMGIALTAISTGTLLGAPIGGWLFEISDHRMPFLAAAAFTVINIVLVYLFLKEDATRTESEKLHVGGFIRNPQVIFIAGIVLLAEISLCLLEPTLPVFFTEKLSMTPTTIGLLFGVMTLAYGLIAPVAGSLSSRMNPFQLMFGGIITLAVFLPFLALADSLWQAMLAMALVGASIGFTLSPTLATLGAIIDQGGSGAYGTAYSLFNMFHGIGMVAGPLAGGILTDLLPVSSALLIVAASILGFGILLFVQLKASKSARLCTKESEMKF is encoded by the coding sequence ATGTCTATTTTTACGCAAATGACCAAACAACAACGAATCGGACTTTTGTTTGTCATCCTGATCCTTTTTATCGACATGCTGCTGTACAGCTTGTTGATTCCAATTGTACCTTATTTTACGGAAATGCTTCAGCCCTCCTCTACCATGATGGGCGTGCTGTTTAGCAGCTATGCCGTCGCGATGCTCATTGCCACCCCTATTTTCGGGCCGATATCCGATCGGGTTGGCAGACGGACCATGCTTTTGATCGGCTTACTCGGTCTCGCCGCTTCCACGTTATTGTTTGCTTTCTCTGAGACAATGGCCTTGTTGATTACCGCTCGTTTTGTTCAAGGTATAGCTGCTGCGGCTACATGGCCAACTGCCCTTGCCCTCTTGGCGGATTTGTTCCCATCCAAAATGCGCGGAGCTGTTATGGGAATTGCATTGACCGCGATTTCAACTGGTACATTGCTTGGAGCGCCGATTGGAGGATGGTTGTTTGAAATCAGTGACCATCGCATGCCTTTCCTGGCAGCAGCAGCCTTTACCGTGATCAACATTGTGCTGGTCTACTTGTTCTTGAAGGAAGACGCGACAAGAACTGAAAGTGAAAAGCTTCATGTCGGTGGATTCATCCGCAATCCGCAAGTCATCTTTATTGCTGGAATCGTCCTGTTGGCTGAGATTTCCCTTTGTTTGCTGGAACCGACGTTGCCCGTATTTTTTACAGAGAAACTCAGCATGACACCGACAACGATTGGTCTCTTGTTTGGGGTCATGACACTCGCCTACGGACTGATCGCCCCAGTTGCCGGCTCCCTTTCCAGCCGCATGAATCCGTTTCAACTCATGTTTGGCGGAATCATCACGCTGGCTGTGTTTCTGCCATTTTTGGCGTTGGCTGACTCTCTCTGGCAGGCAATGCTCGCAATGGCTTTAGTCGGGGCTAGTATTGGCTTTACCTTATCGCCAACCTTGGCTACGTTGGGGGCCATTATTGACCAAGGAGGAAGCGGCGCATACGGCACGGCATACTCTCTCTTTAATATGTTTCACGGAATCGGAATGGTTGCAGGCCCACTGGCAGGGGGAATTTTGACGGATTTACTGCCTGTATCCTCTGCCCTCCTGATCGTGGCAGCGTCCATCCTTGGTTTCGGCATTTTACTTTTTGTCCAATTAAAAGCAAGCAAATCCGCCCGTCTTTGCACCAAGGAAAGCGAGATGAAATTTTGA
- a CDS encoding GNAT family N-acetyltransferase, which produces MSLSIRAITKENWRQIACLTVTEGQHSFIESNAFSIAQSGFEPEWISCGLYDKDIAVGYAMHGIEVENGRIWLDRFMIDGSHQGKGYAKKFLHMLVDEMCRRYSCTRIYLSIHPENEFARKLYESFGFTSNGEMDGPEEVMVLDLTNE; this is translated from the coding sequence TTGAGTTTGTCTATTCGTGCTATTACGAAAGAAAATTGGCGCCAAATTGCCTGCTTGACTGTAACGGAAGGTCAACACTCCTTCATCGAGAGCAACGCTTTTTCCATCGCCCAATCAGGTTTTGAGCCAGAATGGATATCATGCGGTCTGTATGACAAGGACATCGCTGTTGGTTATGCCATGCACGGAATCGAAGTAGAGAATGGCCGAATTTGGCTGGATCGCTTTATGATTGATGGTAGCCATCAGGGTAAGGGCTACGCCAAAAAGTTTCTGCACATGCTCGTTGATGAAATGTGCAGACGCTACAGCTGTACGCGCATTTACTTGAGTATTCATCCTGAAAACGAGTTCGCGCGAAAGCTGTATGAGTCGTTTGGCTTTACCTCAAATGGCGAAATGGATGGTCCGGAGGAAGTGATGGTCCTCGACCTGACAAATGAATAG
- a CDS encoding DNA polymerase IV — protein sequence MKKILHLDIDAFFASVEQLDRPELRGKPVIVGGIGNRGVVSTCSYEARKYGVRSAMPVAMARKKCPQGFYLPVRYSRYIEKSAEVRQIFTSYTERYQTVGLDEAYLDVSHYENAVPIAHDIKRRIKRETGLTCSIGLSYNMSLAKIASDLKKPDAFVIIRPEQALDVLRSLPIGTLHGVGKKSQELLAKKGIETVEDFWRLSLDEATVLFGKFGRSLYYRARGEDNREIEMDRAPKSLSRETTLPFDLFDRDAIAPIATSLLREVEEDIREEGVEPQTITLKIKYADFTQRTKQHKAVAGANWQELLDDLLDAFDYTAGVRLVGVGFSNFAEQQGERYEQLSMFSWKLGK from the coding sequence ATGAAAAAAATTCTTCACTTGGATATTGACGCATTTTTCGCGAGTGTAGAGCAGTTAGATCGCCCCGAATTGCGGGGGAAGCCGGTTATTGTCGGGGGAATTGGCAATCGCGGTGTCGTATCGACCTGCAGCTACGAGGCGCGAAAATACGGTGTTCGCTCAGCAATGCCTGTAGCCATGGCGAGGAAAAAATGTCCGCAAGGCTTTTATTTGCCTGTCCGCTATAGCCGTTATATCGAAAAATCTGCTGAAGTCAGACAGATATTTACTTCTTATACAGAGCGTTATCAAACAGTAGGGCTAGACGAGGCTTATTTAGACGTGTCCCATTACGAGAATGCGGTCCCCATCGCCCACGATATCAAGAGGCGAATCAAACGGGAGACCGGACTTACTTGCAGCATCGGACTTTCCTACAATATGTCGTTGGCTAAGATTGCCAGTGACTTGAAAAAGCCGGATGCCTTTGTCATCATCCGACCTGAGCAGGCTTTGGATGTGCTGCGGTCGTTGCCAATTGGCACCTTGCATGGAGTCGGCAAAAAGTCGCAGGAGCTGCTCGCGAAAAAGGGGATTGAGACGGTAGAGGATTTTTGGCGGCTTTCACTCGATGAGGCCACTGTATTATTTGGGAAATTCGGTCGTTCCCTCTATTACCGGGCGAGAGGAGAAGACAATCGCGAAATTGAAATGGACCGCGCGCCGAAATCATTGAGCCGCGAAACGACACTGCCCTTTGACTTGTTTGACAGGGATGCGATTGCTCCGATTGCCACTTCCCTTTTGCGTGAGGTCGAAGAGGACATCCGCGAGGAAGGGGTCGAGCCCCAGACGATAACACTCAAAATCAAGTACGCGGACTTTACCCAGCGGACCAAGCAACACAAGGCTGTGGCTGGGGCCAACTGGCAGGAGCTGTTGGACGATTTGCTCGACGCCTTTGACTATACGGCAGGCGTTCGATTGGTGGGCGTAGGCTTTTCGAATTTTGCCGAGCAGCAAGGGGAGAGGTACGAACAGCTCTCGATGTTTTCGTGGAAGCTGGGGAAGTAG
- a CDS encoding NAD-dependent epimerase/dehydratase family protein, translated as MKVMVTGGAGFIGSHIVDFLVSMGIEIIVVDNFSTGRLDHLPKVIQYYNADIVSQELKEIFAMEQPEKVIHQAAQVDVQKSVVNPYDDAVQNLLGTINVLTCCRDYGVQKIIFASSCAVYGETPDMAITEAHPIRPSSFYGLSKYNGEQYVRLYQDMYGLPYTILRYANVYGPRQNSGGEGAVIPIFITKLLAGVSPVIYGRGVQTRDFVFVKDVAHANYLALQGADNTTVNIGTNIKTSISELYKMVAHALSSPLLPVHQPMKKGDLLFSCLQCEKAKEVLAWQPSVSLEEGLAYTIGFYKERR; from the coding sequence ATGAAGGTGATGGTCACGGGTGGGGCCGGTTTCATTGGCTCCCATATCGTGGACTTTTTGGTGAGTATGGGGATAGAGATAATCGTAGTCGACAATTTCAGTACTGGACGCCTTGACCATCTGCCGAAAGTGATACAGTATTACAACGCAGACATCGTTTCGCAGGAGCTGAAGGAAATTTTCGCGATGGAGCAGCCGGAGAAGGTCATTCATCAAGCAGCTCAGGTAGATGTCCAAAAATCCGTGGTCAATCCGTATGATGATGCCGTGCAAAATTTGCTGGGAACGATAAACGTATTGACCTGTTGTCGTGATTATGGCGTGCAGAAGATCATTTTCGCTTCTTCCTGCGCTGTTTATGGAGAAACCCCCGATATGGCTATTACGGAAGCCCATCCGATTCGGCCATCGTCTTTCTATGGCCTTTCCAAGTACAATGGTGAGCAGTATGTCCGTTTGTATCAGGATATGTACGGTTTGCCTTACACCATCCTTCGATATGCCAATGTTTATGGTCCTAGACAGAATAGCGGTGGGGAAGGTGCAGTCATACCAATCTTTATCACCAAACTTTTAGCAGGGGTATCCCCGGTTATTTATGGTCGGGGTGTCCAAACGCGAGATTTTGTGTTCGTGAAGGATGTGGCGCACGCCAATTATCTCGCTCTTCAGGGAGCAGATAACACAACAGTTAACATCGGCACGAACATAAAAACAAGCATCAGCGAGCTGTACAAGATGGTTGCCCATGCTCTTTCTTCTCCATTGCTCCCCGTTCATCAGCCTATGAAAAAGGGAGATCTTCTGTTCAGTTGCTTGCAATGTGAAAAAGCAAAAGAAGTGCTGGCATGGCAGCCCTCTGTTAGTTTAGAGGAAGGGCTCGCATATACAATCGGGTTTTACAAAGAAAGACGATAA
- a CDS encoding glycosyltransferase family 4 protein, whose product MRILVIAPEQLPIPPITGGSVETCIYNIFRRMANQDSVTIISRAHPRLPGTSHFGRLKIVRIPQRNRLSYIRAALRRVRGQSFDIIQIENRPTFVPIVRAAFPRTPIVLSLHSLTFMSQLSHSRANAILSQVKGVTSVVSFVSQTMRKRYPRHAYKFKTAILGVDTSKFRPRTLAYKQALRKRWGVGHRYNVLFVGRIVPMKGLHTLVRAVAILKKRYPSMGIVAVGASWPGVRKQTAYMRKVRQLSQRLNVPIRFTGYLPPSQIHKMYHLGDVFVCPTQYREGFATVNSEAMASGIPVVASKRGGISEVVNNGSSGLLVRNYLSPRAFAHAIARVKSSPSLARRLAYGGRQRVKARFSWYSTVSKLRGQYRAIKSRRKI is encoded by the coding sequence TTGCGCATTCTGGTCATTGCTCCGGAGCAGCTACCGATTCCCCCGATAACGGGAGGCTCTGTCGAAACGTGTATTTACAATATTTTTCGGCGCATGGCAAATCAGGATTCTGTCACAATTATCAGTCGCGCTCATCCCAGATTGCCCGGGACATCGCATTTTGGGAGGCTGAAGATCGTCCGAATTCCACAAAGAAACCGTTTATCCTATATTCGTGCTGCCTTGAGACGAGTAAGGGGACAATCATTTGACATCATCCAGATCGAGAACAGACCGACGTTCGTCCCCATTGTTCGAGCGGCTTTTCCCCGAACGCCGATTGTTCTGTCTCTTCACTCGTTGACCTTTATGTCCCAGCTTTCCCATTCGAGAGCAAATGCCATTCTCTCGCAGGTAAAAGGAGTTACCTCCGTCGTCTCGTTTGTTTCTCAGACGATGCGCAAGAGGTATCCTCGACATGCCTATAAGTTCAAAACGGCGATACTCGGAGTGGATACGAGCAAGTTCCGCCCCAGGACCCTCGCCTACAAGCAGGCGTTGCGGAAACGATGGGGTGTCGGTCACCGATACAATGTCCTGTTCGTAGGCAGGATCGTACCGATGAAAGGGCTTCACACACTTGTACGTGCCGTCGCGATTCTGAAAAAGCGATACCCGAGCATGGGAATCGTCGCTGTCGGTGCGTCGTGGCCGGGGGTCAGAAAGCAAACGGCCTATATGCGTAAGGTACGTCAGCTGTCGCAAAGACTCAACGTTCCGATTCGATTTACAGGCTATTTGCCGCCCTCCCAGATCCACAAGATGTATCATTTAGGGGATGTCTTCGTCTGTCCGACACAGTATCGGGAAGGGTTTGCGACAGTCAATTCTGAAGCAATGGCTTCCGGTATCCCTGTAGTTGCCTCGAAAAGAGGTGGAATTTCCGAAGTCGTGAATAACGGAAGCAGTGGACTGCTCGTACGGAATTATCTCAGCCCGCGAGCATTTGCGCATGCCATTGCAAGAGTGAAATCATCGCCTAGCTTAGCCAGAAGGCTTGCTTATGGTGGGAGACAGCGAGTAAAGGCGAGATTCAGCTGGTACAGTACCGTATCCAAACTAAGAGGACAGTACAGAGCGATAAAAAGCAGGCGGAAAATATGA
- a CDS encoding gamma-glutamyl-gamma-aminobutyrate hydrolase family protein has protein sequence MRPIIGVACTKMYFPKNDLDQFFYVGSGYVNGIARSGGTPLILPLLTIQDAPFREMIESLDGLILSGGEDPAPHLYGEDPLQGLGDINYERDITELEIIKLALELKKPILGICRGMQILNVACGGTLIQDIPSQVPGALQHAQKGSRQYGAHKITLQPGFIADALGKTEVLVNTSHHQAVKDIAPGFKVTGCAADGVIEAMESLDGLHVGVQWHPERMWAHDDDMLKIAEAFVARVKQLKLQATN, from the coding sequence GTGCGTCCGATCATTGGTGTGGCATGTACGAAAATGTATTTTCCGAAGAACGATCTCGACCAGTTTTTCTATGTAGGTTCAGGCTATGTGAACGGAATTGCGCGCAGTGGCGGTACCCCACTGATCTTGCCACTGCTGACGATTCAGGATGCTCCGTTTCGGGAGATGATCGAATCCCTGGACGGCTTGATTTTGTCTGGTGGTGAGGATCCTGCGCCGCATTTGTACGGCGAAGACCCGCTGCAAGGGCTGGGTGATATCAATTACGAAAGAGACATCACAGAGCTTGAGATTATCAAGCTTGCGCTGGAGCTGAAAAAGCCAATCCTGGGTATTTGCCGAGGGATGCAAATTTTGAATGTGGCGTGTGGCGGCACCCTCATTCAAGATATTCCAAGCCAAGTACCAGGAGCATTACAGCATGCACAGAAGGGATCACGGCAATACGGGGCGCACAAGATTACGCTACAGCCTGGTTTTATAGCGGATGCCCTCGGAAAGACAGAGGTGCTCGTGAACACCTCTCACCACCAAGCAGTCAAAGACATAGCACCGGGCTTCAAAGTCACAGGATGCGCGGCTGACGGTGTGATTGAGGCGATGGAAAGCCTCGACGGGCTACATGTAGGCGTACAGTGGCATCCAGAACGAATGTGGGCACACGACGACGACATGTTGAAGATTGCCGAGGCATTTGTTGCCCGGGTAAAGCAGTTGAAACTGCAAGCGACTAACTAG